The sequence below is a genomic window from Thioclava nitratireducens.
ATCTCTGCCGGATCGGAAGCCGCTGCGAAAGTGAAGGCACTGCTGCAGGAGATGGGCCTCTGGTCGCAATATCTCGAGGTCGGCATTGGTCCGGACGCAGAGATCTTCACGAAGGCCCAGCCTATGTCATCTGTCGGATGCGGTGCCGAGATCGGCATCCACCCGATTTCGGACTGGAACAATCCCGAGCCCGAGATTGTGCTGGCGATCCGCTCGGATGGCACGATCCTTGGTGCGACGTTGGGCAATGACGTGAACCTGCGCGACGTCGAAGGCCGCTCGGCGCTTCTGCTCGGCAAGGCCAAGGATAACAACGCCTCCTGCGCGATCGGGCCGTTCCTGCGGATTTTCGACGACCATTTCACGCTCGCCGATGTCGAGACCGCGGTCGTCACTCTGCGCGTGCGCGGCACCGACGGGTTCGAGATGGCGGGTGAGAGCCGCATGGAGGCGATCAGCCGGTCGCCCGCCGAGCTCGCCCGGCAGATGCTCAATCGCAGCCACCAATATCCCGACGGCGCGGTCCTGTTCCTCGGAACGCTTTTCGCGCCGGTGCAGGATCGCCGTGCGCCGGGGCAGGGCTTCACCCACGAGACCGGCGACGAGGTCGAGATTGCTTCGCCGCGGCTCGGGGCTCTGGTGAACTGCGTCGCTCGCTGTGATGCCTGTCCCGAATGGGTTTTTGGCAGCCGCGCGCTGATTGCCAACCTGGTCGCCCGCGGCCTCGGCGACAGGGTGTAAGTGGATGCAGAAACTTATCTCACTCTTCTACCGTGGCCTCGACATTCTGCTGGCGCTTTTGCTTGCCGGGATGGCTCTGATGGTCTTTCTCAATGTCATCCTGCGCTACGCGTTCGATAGCGGCATTGCCGTCTCGGAGGAAATGTCGCGCTTCTTCTTCGTCTGGCTGACCTTCATCGGCGCCGTCGTCGCACACCATCACCATATGCATATGGGCATGGAGACGGTGGTCGCCGCCTTCGGTCGTCGCGGACGCATGGTTCTGATGGGGCTGAGCGAGATCGTGATCATCGGCTGCTCGGCAGTGCTTTTTATCGGAACTTGGAAGCAGTTGCCGATCAACATGACAATGGGCGCGCCGGTGACGATGATGCCGATGGGCTTCGTCTACGGCACCGGGCTGTTCACCGGCGCCGGAATCATCCTGATCTCACTCGATCGGCTAATCCGTCTTCTGACGGGGCGGATGACCGACGCCGAATTCGCTCGCTTCGCAGGCCAGCATCACGACGCTGAAGATATCGAGGGGCGTGCATCATGACCCTCGTTGTCTTTCTTGTCGCGCTCATCGGCGCCATGGCCATCGGCGTTCCTGTTGCCTTCGCTCTGATCTTCTGCGGTATCGCTCTTATGGAATATCTGGGCATGTTCAACACCCAGATCATCGCTCAGAACATGGCGATTGGTGCGAATACCTTCACGCTCCTTGCGATCCCGTTCTTCATCCTCGCGGGTGAATTGATGAATGCCGGAGGGCTTTCGCGTCGGATCATCGACTTCGCAATCGCCTGCGTGGGGCATATCCGGGGCGGTCTGGGCATCGTCGCCATCATGGCTGCGGTGATCCTCGCCTCGATCTCCGGCTCGGCGGCGGCCGACAGTGCGGCGCTCGCTGCGATCTTGCTGCCGATGATGAGCCGTGCAGGCTACGACGTGCCGCGTTCTGCCGGCCTCATCGCCGCAGGTGGCGTGATCGCGCCGGTTATCCCGCCCTCGATGGCCTTCATTATCTTCGGCGTCGCAAGCAACCTGTCGATCTCCAAGCTATTCATGGCCGGTATCGCGCCCGGTGTCCTAATGGGGACCGTGTTGATCGTCACTTGGCTCTTCGTCGCCCGGAAGGACAAGGCCGAAACCCTGCCGCGTGCCAGCTGGGGCGAGAAGGGCCGAGCCGGGATGCGCGCAATCTGGGCGCTTGGCATGCCGGTGATCATTCTCGGCGGTATCAAGTTCGGCGTCGTCACCCCGACCGAAGCTGCGGTGATCGCGACTTTCTACGCGCTCTTTGTCGGGCTCTTCGTCTATCGCGAACTTACCTTGAAGTCTCTGCCTGGCGTGTTCATCGCGGCAGGTCGCACAACGGCGGCGATCATGTTCCTCGTCTGTGCCGCCCTGGTCTCGGCATGGCTCATCACTATGGCGAACATCCCAGCCGAACTCGGCAGCATCATCGAGCCGCTGATCGAGCATCCGAAGCTCCTCATGGCCTTCATCATGGTGCTGATCATTCTCGTCGGCACCGCGCTCGATCTGACGCCGACCATCCTGATCCTGACGCCCGTGCTTCTGCCGCTGGTCCAGAAGGCGGGGATCGATCCGATCTATTTCGGTGTGATGTTCATCATGAACTGCTGCATCGGACTTCTGACGCCGCCTGTCGGTGTCGTCCTCAACGTGGTCAGCGGGGTCGGGAGGATCCCCCTTGGCCGTGTGGTCATCGGTGTCTGGCCATTTCTGGTGGCCGAGATTCTGGTGCTCTTCGTTCTCGTGGCCTTTCCGCAGATCGTGCTGGTTCCAGCACATTGGTTCTATTGACCGGTCACGGGTCAACTTCTGCCAACGTTAATTTCCCAAGGGAGGAAACAATGAAGACCAAGGCAATTAAAGCAGCGCTTCTGCTTGGCACGATGGTGGCGGTCGCAAGCCCTGCCGCAGCCGAATTCCACGAGCGCACTATCCGGATTTCCAACGGCGTCGCCGAGAACCACCCGGTGCATAATGGCGTCGACGCCATGCAGCAGTGCCTCGACGAAAAAACCGGCGGCAAAATGAAGCTGCAGGCTTACTGGAGTGGTTCGCTCGGCGGCGACCTTCAGGCAACGCAGGCGCTGCGCTCGGGAACGCTCGACGCGGTCGTGACCTCGTCCTCGCCGCTCGTCGGGATCGAGCCGGCGCTCGGCGTGTTCGACCTGCCGTTCCTGTTCCAGACCAACGAGGAAGCTTATGCCGTCATGGATGGCGATTTCGGCAAATTCCTGGATGATAAGCTGGCCGACAAAGGCCTGGTCAATCTCGCCTATTGGGAGAACGGGTTCCGCAACGTGTCGAACTCCGTGCGTCCGATCACCAAGTGGGAAGACCTTAAAGGCATCAAGATCCGCGTGATGCAAAACAACATCTTCCTCGACACCTTCGACAATCTCGGCGCCAACGCGACGCCGATGGCCTTTGGCGAGGTGTTCTCGGCATTGGAGACCGGCGCGATCGATGCACAGGAAAACCCCTATGTCACGATCGACACATCGAAGTTCTACGAAGTGCAGAAATATATCAGCGAGACGAAGCACGCCTATACGCCTTTCCTTTTCCTGTTCTCGAAGCCGATCTTCGATACGTTCGATGCCGACGAACAGGACGCGCTGCGCACCTGTGCGGTCAAGGGTGGCTCGGTCGAGCGCAACGTGATCCAGGATCTCAACAAGCAATCGCTCGAGAAGATGGAAAAGGCCGGTATCAAGTTCAACAAAGTCTCGCCTGAAGAACTGGCTCGGATGCGTGAGAAGTCTCAGGTCGTCTATGACAAGCACCGCGACGAAATCGGTGGTGACGTCATCGATCGCGTTCAGAAGACGATCGACGGGCTGCGCTCCGACCAAAGCGCAAACAGCAACTGAGACTGCATAATGCAGCCTCAAGCTGATCCGCCTGTTCCCTCGGGCGGATCAGGAGGCGGGCCATGTCCTCCGGCCCGCCTCTCCTTTTGATCACGACACGGACACGAGGATAGGGCGATGAGCAAATTCGACCTCTCACGCAAAATCGCGTTGGTCACCGGCTCGTCTCGCGGCCTGGGGAAAACTTTCGCCGAGGAATTGGCGGGTGCAGGCGCGCATGTCGTGCTCAACGGCTTCGATACCGCGCGGCTTGAGCAGACTCGGGAAGAGATGGCGGCGCAGGGCTACGACGTTAGCGCCGCGGCCTTCGACGTCTCTGACGAAGCCGCCGTGCGCGCCGCGTTCGAGCGGTTCGATGCGGAGGGGCGCCCCCCGGACATTCTGGTGAACAATGCCGGCATCCAGCTGCGCCGCCCCATGTTGGAGCTCGGCGCAGCGGACTGGCAGCGCGTTCTCGACACGAACCTGACGTCCGCGTTCCTATGTGGCCGCGAAGCAGCCTCGCGGATGATCGCGAAAGGCGGCGGCAAGATCATCAATATCGGCTCGCTGATGAGCGACCTCGCCCGCGTCACGGTCGCGCCTTACACGGTCGCCAAGGGCGGCGTCAAAATGCTGACGCGCTCGATGGCTGCCGAGTGGGCGGCATTCAATATTCAGGCCAA
It includes:
- a CDS encoding fumarylacetoacetate hydrolase family protein, whose product is MLNLEPGRILPEDEARALLIGRVWSKAEGGPCVTVLRNGVLLDLTNIAATVSGLLERNDLNGILRRDDLPVLGSLKDFVSGEAGHLLAPIDLQAVKAAGVTFAESMLERVIEERAGGDLQAAQGIRAKLAPVIGKNLRDISAGSEAAAKVKALLQEMGLWSQYLEVGIGPDAEIFTKAQPMSSVGCGAEIGIHPISDWNNPEPEIVLAIRSDGTILGATLGNDVNLRDVEGRSALLLGKAKDNNASCAIGPFLRIFDDHFTLADVETAVVTLRVRGTDGFEMAGESRMEAISRSPAELARQMLNRSHQYPDGAVLFLGTLFAPVQDRRAPGQGFTHETGDEVEIASPRLGALVNCVARCDACPEWVFGSRALIANLVARGLGDRV
- a CDS encoding TRAP transporter small permease, with translation MQKLISLFYRGLDILLALLLAGMALMVFLNVILRYAFDSGIAVSEEMSRFFFVWLTFIGAVVAHHHHMHMGMETVVAAFGRRGRMVLMGLSEIVIIGCSAVLFIGTWKQLPINMTMGAPVTMMPMGFVYGTGLFTGAGIILISLDRLIRLLTGRMTDAEFARFAGQHHDAEDIEGRAS
- a CDS encoding TRAP transporter large permease, whose product is MTLVVFLVALIGAMAIGVPVAFALIFCGIALMEYLGMFNTQIIAQNMAIGANTFTLLAIPFFILAGELMNAGGLSRRIIDFAIACVGHIRGGLGIVAIMAAVILASISGSAAADSAALAAILLPMMSRAGYDVPRSAGLIAAGGVIAPVIPPSMAFIIFGVASNLSISKLFMAGIAPGVLMGTVLIVTWLFVARKDKAETLPRASWGEKGRAGMRAIWALGMPVIILGGIKFGVVTPTEAAVIATFYALFVGLFVYRELTLKSLPGVFIAAGRTTAAIMFLVCAALVSAWLITMANIPAELGSIIEPLIEHPKLLMAFIMVLIILVGTALDLTPTILILTPVLLPLVQKAGIDPIYFGVMFIMNCCIGLLTPPVGVVLNVVSGVGRIPLGRVVIGVWPFLVAEILVLFVLVAFPQIVLVPAHWFY
- a CDS encoding TRAP transporter substrate-binding protein; the protein is MKTKAIKAALLLGTMVAVASPAAAEFHERTIRISNGVAENHPVHNGVDAMQQCLDEKTGGKMKLQAYWSGSLGGDLQATQALRSGTLDAVVTSSSPLVGIEPALGVFDLPFLFQTNEEAYAVMDGDFGKFLDDKLADKGLVNLAYWENGFRNVSNSVRPITKWEDLKGIKIRVMQNNIFLDTFDNLGANATPMAFGEVFSALETGAIDAQENPYVTIDTSKFYEVQKYISETKHAYTPFLFLFSKPIFDTFDADEQDALRTCAVKGGSVERNVIQDLNKQSLEKMEKAGIKFNKVSPEELARMREKSQVVYDKHRDEIGGDVIDRVQKTIDGLRSDQSANSN
- a CDS encoding SDR family oxidoreductase, translated to MSKFDLSRKIALVTGSSRGLGKTFAEELAGAGAHVVLNGFDTARLEQTREEMAAQGYDVSAAAFDVSDEAAVRAAFERFDAEGRPPDILVNNAGIQLRRPMLELGAADWQRVLDTNLTSAFLCGREAASRMIAKGGGKIINIGSLMSDLARVTVAPYTVAKGGVKMLTRSMAAEWAAFNIQANAIGPGYMMTDMTRPLQEDTQFDNWVRGRTPAGRWGKPEELQGAVVFLAFSASDFVNGQILYIDGGMTAVL